A region of Pseudomonas putida DNA encodes the following proteins:
- the yihA gene encoding ribosome biogenesis GTP-binding protein YihA/YsxC, which translates to MQVKNPILGLCQKATFALSAAKVEQCPDDQGYEVAFAGRSNAGKSSALNTLTHASLARTSKTPGRTQLLNFFSLDDERRLVDLPGYGYAKVPIPLKQHWQRHLEAYLGSRECLRGVILMMDVRHPMTDFDKMMLDWAKASGMPMHILLTKADKLTHGAGKNTLLKVQSEIRKGWGDAVTIQLFSAPKRLGLEEAYRVLAGWMELEDKPAA; encoded by the coding sequence ATGCAAGTCAAGAACCCCATCCTCGGCCTCTGCCAGAAAGCCACATTCGCCCTTAGCGCTGCCAAGGTCGAACAATGCCCGGACGACCAGGGTTACGAGGTGGCTTTCGCCGGCCGTTCCAACGCCGGCAAATCCAGCGCCCTCAACACCCTGACTCATGCCAGCCTGGCGCGTACCTCGAAAACCCCGGGGCGCACCCAGCTGTTGAATTTCTTCAGTCTGGACGATGAACGGCGATTGGTCGACCTGCCGGGCTACGGTTATGCAAAAGTACCGATTCCGCTCAAGCAGCACTGGCAGCGCCACCTGGAAGCCTACCTGGGCAGCCGCGAGTGCCTGCGCGGGGTGATCCTGATGATGGACGTGCGCCATCCGATGACCGACTTTGACAAGATGATGCTCGACTGGGCCAAAGCCAGCGGCATGCCGATGCACATCCTGCTGACCAAGGCCGACAAGCTGACCCATGGCGCGGGCAAGAACACCTTGCTCAAGGTGCAGTCCGAGATCCGCAAGGGTTGGGGGGACGCTGTGACCATCCAGCTGTTCTCGGCACCCAAGCGCCTGGGGCTGGAAGAGGCTTACCGCGTGCTGGCGGGCTGGATGGAACTGGAAGACAAGCCGGCAGCCTGA
- a CDS encoding endonuclease/exonuclease/phosphatase family protein — MPRFRSTRGIGLHQPQVNEHHLQAPGLPEDGRLRLLSFNIQVGISTERYRHYLTRSWQHLLPHTGRAGNLRKIGELLSDFDLVALQEADGGSLRSGYINQVEHLAQLGAFPYWYQQLNRNLGRFAQHSNGVLSRLKPQQLEDHPLPGPAGRGAILVRFGEGEDALIVVMMHLALGAKTRALQLSYIRELIGGYRHQVLMGDMNTHATDLLEHSPLRDLGLVAPQVEATFPSWRPQRCLDHILLSPSLTLERVEVLAQPISDHLPVAVEIRLPDALTVDTLPVLS; from the coding sequence ATGCCCCGCTTCAGAAGCACGCGCGGCATTGGCCTGCACCAGCCGCAGGTCAACGAGCATCACCTGCAGGCGCCCGGCCTGCCAGAGGATGGTCGCCTGCGGCTGCTCAGTTTCAACATTCAGGTCGGCATCAGCACCGAGCGCTACCGGCATTACCTGACCCGCAGCTGGCAGCACCTGCTGCCGCATACCGGGCGTGCGGGTAACCTGCGCAAAATCGGCGAACTGCTCAGTGACTTCGACCTGGTTGCCCTGCAGGAAGCCGATGGCGGCAGCCTGCGTTCAGGCTACATCAACCAGGTCGAACACTTGGCCCAGCTGGGTGCCTTCCCCTACTGGTACCAGCAGCTCAATCGCAACCTTGGCCGATTCGCCCAGCACAGCAACGGTGTGCTCAGTCGCCTCAAACCCCAACAACTTGAAGACCACCCCCTGCCCGGCCCGGCCGGTCGCGGTGCCATCCTGGTGCGCTTCGGCGAAGGTGAAGACGCGCTGATCGTGGTGATGATGCACCTGGCACTCGGCGCCAAGACGCGCGCCCTGCAGCTCAGCTACATTCGCGAGCTGATCGGCGGCTACCGCCATCAGGTGCTGATGGGCGACATGAACACCCATGCCACCGACTTGCTGGAGCATTCGCCCCTGCGCGATCTGGGCCTGGTCGCCCCTCAGGTCGAGGCCACCTTCCCCAGCTGGCGACCGCAGCGTTGCCTGGACCACATTCTGCTCAGCCCAAGCCTGACGCTTGAGCGCGTCGAGGTACTGGCGCAGCCAATTTCCGATCACCTTCCCGTTGCCGTCGAGATTCGATTGCCTGATGCATTGACTGTGGATACGCTGCCGGTTTTGAGCTAA
- the dsbA gene encoding thiol:disulfide interchange protein DsbA, with amino-acid sequence MRKLILSAALVAASVFGMTAVQAAEPVAGKEYIELSNPVPVSVPGKIEVVELFWYGCPHCYHFEPTVNPWAEKLPADVNFKRVPAMFGGPWDAHGQMFLTLEAMGVEHKVHAAVFDAIQNQRKQLTKPDDMADFLATQGVDRDKFLATFNSFAIKGQVNQAKELAKKYEITGVPSMVVNGKYRFDLGTAGGPEGVLNVADQLIAKERAAK; translated from the coding sequence ATGCGTAAACTGATTCTCAGCGCTGCGTTGGTCGCCGCCAGCGTATTTGGTATGACTGCCGTACAGGCCGCCGAGCCTGTTGCCGGCAAGGAATATATCGAGCTGAGCAACCCTGTTCCGGTTTCCGTGCCTGGCAAGATCGAAGTGGTCGAGCTTTTCTGGTACGGCTGCCCTCATTGCTATCACTTCGAGCCGACCGTCAACCCATGGGCTGAAAAGCTGCCGGCTGACGTCAACTTCAAACGTGTTCCCGCCATGTTCGGTGGCCCATGGGACGCTCACGGCCAGATGTTCCTGACCCTCGAAGCCATGGGCGTCGAGCATAAGGTGCATGCCGCAGTGTTCGATGCCATCCAGAACCAGCGCAAGCAGTTGACCAAACCAGACGACATGGCCGACTTCCTCGCCACTCAAGGCGTGGACAGGGACAAGTTCCTCGCTACCTTTAACTCCTTCGCCATCAAAGGCCAGGTCAACCAGGCCAAGGAACTGGCGAAGAAGTACGAAATCACCGGCGTACCGAGCATGGTCGTCAACGGCAAGTACCGCTTCGACCTGGGTACCGCGGGCGGGCCAGAGGGCGTGCTGAATGTCGCTGACCAACTGATCGCCAAGGAGCGCGCCGCTAAGTAA
- a CDS encoding c-type cytochrome has protein sequence MNKLVVSLLLTMGVAGAATAAEPIKGDAAAGQAKTAVCGACHNPDGNSLAPNFPKLAGQGQRYLEKQLHDIKSGKRTVLEMTGMLAAFSDQDLADIAAYFASQKGSVGAADPKLVERGKALFNGGDLEKGMPACTGCHSPNGAGLALAGFPHLSGQHSQYVTKQLTDFREGNRTNDGDAMTMRTIAGKLSNKDIEALASYIQGLH, from the coding sequence ATGAACAAACTAGTCGTGAGTCTGCTGTTGACCATGGGTGTCGCAGGTGCGGCCACTGCTGCGGAACCTATCAAAGGCGATGCCGCCGCCGGCCAGGCCAAGACGGCCGTCTGTGGTGCCTGCCATAACCCCGACGGCAATAGCCTGGCACCAAACTTCCCGAAACTGGCAGGTCAGGGCCAGCGCTACCTCGAAAAACAACTGCACGATATCAAGTCCGGCAAACGCACCGTGCTGGAGATGACCGGCATGCTGGCCGCCTTCAGTGACCAGGACCTGGCCGATATCGCGGCGTACTTCGCCAGCCAGAAAGGCAGCGTGGGCGCCGCCGATCCTAAGCTGGTCGAGCGTGGCAAAGCGCTGTTCAACGGCGGCGACCTGGAAAAAGGCATGCCCGCCTGCACCGGCTGCCACTCGCCGAATGGCGCAGGCCTTGCCTTGGCCGGCTTCCCGCACCTGAGCGGGCAGCACTCGCAGTACGTGACCAAGCAGCTCACGGACTTCCGCGAAGGCAACCGCACCAACGATGGCGATGCCATGACCATGCGCACCATTGCCGGCAAGCTGAGCAACAAGGATATCGAAGCGTTGGCCAGCTACATCCAGGGCCTGCACTGA
- a CDS encoding c-type cytochrome, whose translation MAKWLLAVGMFLPFFSAQATQDPEVLYNRTCAACHAGQLPQAPQRGDRAAWEPRLAQGVDVLVRHVTQGFKAMPPRGLCMDCSAEDYRLVILWMSGSPDT comes from the coding sequence ATGGCGAAATGGCTGCTTGCTGTCGGTATGTTCCTGCCGTTTTTCAGCGCACAGGCTACACAGGATCCCGAGGTGTTGTACAACCGCACGTGTGCGGCCTGTCACGCCGGACAGTTGCCACAGGCCCCCCAGCGGGGTGACCGGGCAGCGTGGGAGCCAAGGCTGGCGCAAGGTGTGGATGTACTCGTGAGGCATGTGACCCAGGGTTTCAAGGCTATGCCGCCGCGTGGATTGTGCATGGACTGCAGTGCCGAGGACTACCGTTTGGTCATCCTTTGGATGAGCGGCAGTCCCGATACATAA